In Entomomonas moraniae, one DNA window encodes the following:
- a CDS encoding type 1 glutamine amidotransferase, with amino-acid sequence MHIHFIIHESFEAPGAYETWAKNEGHHITYSRLYQGDSLPQSIAPFDFLIVMGGPQCPATSQAECPHFNTKAEQAIIATAVNAGKVVIGICLGSQLLGEALGATFEHSPEKEIGKFPITLTEAGKAHALFSHFESPLSVGHWHNDMPGLTPEAEVIAYSEGCPRQIVAYAPLAFGFQCHMELTHEVVEQLIAHSQNDLSRAAEFKFVESAEKLRTHSYDEMNQKLFSFLNKLSERYIATLST; translated from the coding sequence ATGCACATACACTTTATCATCCATGAAAGTTTTGAAGCGCCCGGTGCTTATGAGACATGGGCAAAAAACGAGGGACATCACATCACCTACTCTCGCTTATACCAAGGAGATAGTCTACCCCAATCAATTGCCCCCTTCGACTTTTTAATCGTGATGGGTGGGCCCCAATGCCCCGCGACCAGCCAAGCAGAATGCCCTCATTTTAACACCAAAGCAGAGCAAGCTATCATTGCTACAGCAGTGAATGCTGGCAAAGTAGTGATCGGTATTTGTCTAGGCTCACAACTTTTAGGCGAGGCGCTAGGAGCGACGTTCGAGCACAGCCCAGAAAAGGAAATCGGTAAATTCCCTATTACTCTCACGGAGGCAGGCAAGGCTCATGCATTATTCTCACATTTTGAATCTCCTCTGTCTGTCGGTCACTGGCATAACGATATGCCGGGGCTAACCCCAGAAGCAGAAGTGATTGCATACAGTGAAGGGTGTCCTCGTCAAATTGTGGCTTATGCTCCTCTTGCCTTTGGTTTCCAATGCCATATGGAGCTTACTCATGAGGTGGTTGAGCAACTTATTGCCCATTCACAAAATGATCTCAGCCGCGCTGCTGAGTTTAAGTTTGTCGAAAGCGCCGAGAAGTTACGCACACATAGCTATGATGAGATGAATCAGAAGCTTTTTAGCTTCCTTAATAAACTCAGTGAACGCTATATCGCCACGTTAAGCACATAG
- a CDS encoding GNAT family N-acetyltransferase has protein sequence MLIRPERESEFDQIYNLVKTAFATAPVKDGNEQEFVNTLRNSDRYIPELALVVEQDAQLIGHMMLTKLLIQGDFQSFESLLLAPIAIVLEHRNKKIGAMLIEESFKRAQAMGYASVFVVGDPKYYHRFGFRSALEFGIDNVEAIEHQYVMAHALSPNGLEGKAGKVKLIP, from the coding sequence ATGTTAATTCGACCTGAACGAGAAAGCGAATTCGACCAAATTTATAACTTGGTAAAAACTGCTTTTGCAACTGCCCCTGTAAAAGATGGAAATGAGCAAGAGTTTGTGAATACATTGCGTAACAGCGACCGATACATTCCTGAATTGGCGCTAGTCGTTGAACAAGATGCGCAATTAATAGGCCATATGATGTTAACAAAATTGCTCATTCAAGGAGATTTTCAATCGTTTGAGTCGTTATTATTAGCGCCTATCGCCATTGTACTTGAGCATCGAAATAAAAAAATAGGTGCCATGCTCATTGAAGAGAGTTTTAAACGTGCTCAAGCCATGGGGTATGCCAGTGTGTTTGTAGTAGGAGACCCCAAATATTATCACCGTTTCGGGTTTCGCTCTGCCCTGGAGTTTGGTATTGATAACGTTGAAGCAATAGAGCATCAATATGTGATGGCACATGCCCTTTCACCCAATGGATTAGAAGGCAAAGCAGGGAAAGTTAAGTTGATACCATAA
- a CDS encoding DUF805 domain-containing protein, whose protein sequence is MHWYLGVFKKYADFSGRARRMEYWMFNLFNIIILTVLFILMFAFVDGQTQQFTTMSAIFGIILVIYCLGTILPSIAVTVRRLHDTDRSGAWFFINFVPYIGGLVLLIFMCLNGTPGSNRFGEDPLASSNDNLM, encoded by the coding sequence ATGCATTGGTATTTAGGTGTTTTTAAAAAATACGCTGACTTTTCAGGCCGCGCTAGGCGTATGGAATATTGGATGTTTAACTTATTCAATATTATTATTTTAACTGTTTTGTTTATCTTAATGTTTGCTTTTGTTGATGGTCAGACTCAACAGTTTACAACTATGTCAGCAATTTTTGGTATTATTTTGGTTATTTATTGCCTTGGCACAATTCTACCAAGCATAGCTGTTACCGTGCGTAGACTCCATGACACTGATCGTAGTGGGGCTTGGTTTTTTATAAACTTTGTTCCTTACATTGGCGGTTTAGTATTACTCATTTTTATGTGCCTAAATGGAACTCCTGGCAGTAATCGTTTTGGCGAAGATCCACTCGCAAGTTCTAACGACAATTTAATGTAA
- a CDS encoding chloride channel protein yields MKTRPLKLNRLLKKKIPFNWYYLVWWLGAILIGLVAFLLSRGAIFSFELFSSITQQYPWWPFIGIPIGGIFLTWFMKKVGAGTEGSGIQQTIAALRVTQHPEQVHWFVNLKLATAKFFALIIGIGSGFVIGLEGPTVQIGASIMYSFRRFLPFDNAILRRQLIMMGGAAGIAAAFNAPMAGIMFAFEEMWKNVESKTAARIVLAIILAGLTAHFCNGKETYFGSVNAFMDISPKVLPILLLVVIFGGLVGGLFSWLVVKASLWLPASVVCFKKNHPYYFVTVCGLLLAMCGLFAPIFGSGAEMTNQLLHNQVVLPWYYMPFKFMAFLLSSLAGVPGGIFSPSLSLGAAVGNCFTGLVDPQWQSLLLALSMIAVLSGVTRAPLTATFIIIEMTNGHSMIFSALIAAYLASNTARVFHVSFYHDLAHRAIKNMPKTLVAQVIKH; encoded by the coding sequence ATGAAAACACGCCCACTTAAGCTTAACCGACTATTAAAAAAGAAAATTCCCTTCAATTGGTATTATCTGGTCTGGTGGCTAGGCGCTATCTTGATAGGGCTTGTTGCCTTTTTGTTGTCGAGAGGGGCCATCTTTTCATTTGAGCTTTTTTCATCCATTACACAACAATACCCTTGGTGGCCTTTTATTGGTATTCCCATTGGTGGGATATTTTTAACATGGTTTATGAAAAAAGTGGGCGCAGGGACGGAGGGCAGTGGCATTCAACAAACCATCGCTGCTTTAAGAGTGACACAACACCCCGAACAGGTGCATTGGTTTGTTAACTTAAAATTAGCCACTGCTAAATTTTTTGCTTTAATTATAGGTATTGGTTCTGGCTTTGTGATCGGTTTAGAAGGACCAACGGTACAAATTGGTGCTAGCATCATGTACTCTTTTCGGCGTTTTTTACCCTTTGATAATGCCATTCTTCGCCGCCAATTGATTATGATGGGCGGTGCAGCGGGCATTGCTGCCGCATTCAATGCCCCCATGGCAGGTATTATGTTCGCTTTTGAAGAAATGTGGAAGAATGTTGAGTCTAAAACAGCCGCCCGCATTGTACTCGCTATTATCTTAGCAGGGTTAACTGCACATTTTTGCAATGGCAAAGAAACCTACTTTGGCAGTGTCAATGCTTTTATGGATATTAGTCCCAAAGTACTGCCTATCTTGCTACTTGTGGTTATTTTTGGTGGGCTTGTGGGTGGTTTATTTTCATGGCTAGTTGTTAAAGCAAGTCTTTGGCTCCCTGCAAGTGTTGTTTGTTTTAAGAAAAATCATCCCTATTACTTTGTGACTGTCTGCGGTTTACTATTAGCAATGTGTGGACTATTCGCCCCTATTTTTGGTAGTGGTGCGGAGATGACCAATCAATTGCTTCACAACCAAGTAGTTCTCCCTTGGTATTACATGCCGTTTAAATTTATGGCTTTTTTACTGTCTTCTTTAGCGGGTGTTCCAGGGGGGATTTTCTCACCCTCCCTTTCATTGGGGGCGGCAGTAGGCAATTGTTTTACAGGGCTTGTTGATCCCCAATGGCAAAGTCTACTTCTTGCATTGAGTATGATTGCTGTATTATCAGGTGTCACTCGTGCACCCCTCACAGCAACCTTTATCATTATTGAAATGACTAACGGTCATTCGATGATTTTCTCAGCCTTAATTGCCGCTTATCTAGCCAGCAATACTGCCAGAGTATTTCATGTGAGCTTTTATCACGACCTTGCACATAGGGCCATCAAAAATATGCCAAAAACTCTAGTGGCACAAGTGATTAAACATTAA
- a CDS encoding autotransporter family protein, whose protein sequence is MYKPSLKKMSLLAITIATSSSVYALDCSLDTIIGTKTCTTHGAEENSVIRETSPNYSNLVIDNVNLNGTGQMIGFGPGPERPELANNPDLFLQISNSNIKSSSSNSWIYGGFAAIPAEQKPSQKVSMNASDSTITMTNGAGRTNGLLIESGWAGSGTGYMNIANTQVKVNTTNTSDVGSSGIGVTANYIAEITIDKNSSVTTSGDYTSAVAITGNNDKINSLDSTLTNGHQLIDNQGNISASGTGSNGIHVVSRGNGDTVVNNSGSVKHIGSGKANAINILAAQGGTTNINNTGSVSNESGSGIYYGSYNNTSNSGNVTINNTGGNITVTGQTNSGISVNSAEEATINNSGGITSNYAGISASVVKNSTIFNRGEITINDVNGLAAIYANNTGATNITNVGMLVTSNTNAKGIYASGLNTTNIINNGEISSGNTAIDIVAAQDINSTLHATNNGEITSDIDSVISIANSTSNSSAIFDNNGEITGYVNLDSLANNTTASTMNNEGTWTVRDVTNSNGIVNNNFGNGTLNGMLNNTGTITMDSSVTEANFNNVDITNSGSFAIASNYANYQPININFNGNYIGNGGSLYVRTDVQNLTTDQYNILGDASGSSKLYVKLINAANPKAIGTEGLEVVIVGGTNNLNLTLGRPVTAGMYEYLLFKNSNDNWALGTHTDLINPAVGAYLANQTAATSMFNHTLYDREGQATFTGGKSTAEARNFWIRTNMQHGSYDSVGGKLSNRSHTYKIEFGSDLAVWRLLDGNFHLGVMGGYGDNETKSRSRATGSKIKGKVQGYNAGVYGTWFQNDDGALGLYVDTWTQFGWYRNRVEGDSMSSTKRYNSNVWTSSMEIGYGISLGKDAAYEYLLTPQAQLTYKQYDADNQHDANDLYVTSNNASGLDTRLGARISARGIDKPRVEPYLELNWLNTNAKNSLKFNGTKLHDGIPDSRLEAKIGLQGHITDRLSMGAQVSGNWGDNSYKEYQGTLNMSYKF, encoded by the coding sequence ATGTATAAGCCAAGTTTAAAAAAAATGTCCCTTTTAGCTATCACTATAGCCACGTCATCGAGTGTTTATGCTCTGGACTGTTCTCTTGATACTATAATAGGAACAAAAACTTGCACAACACACGGAGCAGAAGAAAACTCTGTCATTCGAGAAACCTCACCAAATTATTCTAATTTAGTGATTGATAATGTTAATTTAAATGGTACTGGGCAAATGATTGGTTTTGGCCCTGGGCCGGAGAGACCAGAGTTAGCCAATAATCCTGATTTATTTTTGCAAATTTCTAACTCTAATATTAAAAGCAGTTCTAGCAATAGTTGGATTTATGGAGGTTTTGCTGCAATTCCAGCAGAACAAAAGCCTTCACAAAAAGTTTCAATGAATGCCAGTGACTCTACCATTACTATGACAAATGGAGCTGGACGTACCAATGGGCTACTCATAGAATCTGGTTGGGCAGGATCTGGTACTGGCTATATGAATATAGCTAATACACAAGTTAAGGTAAATACAACAAATACAAGCGATGTAGGTAGCTCAGGCATTGGTGTAACGGCTAACTATATTGCAGAAATAACCATAGATAAAAACAGTTCGGTAACCACTTCTGGCGACTATACAAGTGCAGTAGCAATTACGGGAAACAATGATAAGATCAATTCACTTGATTCAACACTAACTAATGGTCATCAACTTATAGACAATCAGGGCAATATTTCAGCTTCTGGTACAGGGTCTAACGGTATACATGTTGTCAGCCGTGGCAATGGTGATACTGTAGTTAATAATAGTGGTTCTGTTAAACATATTGGTTCTGGCAAAGCAAATGCTATCAATATTCTTGCAGCACAAGGAGGTACAACGAATATTAATAACACTGGTTCAGTCTCCAACGAAAGTGGATCCGGTATATATTATGGTAGCTACAATAATACGAGTAATTCAGGTAACGTTACCATCAACAATACAGGAGGTAACATTACAGTTACAGGACAAACCAACTCCGGCATTTCTGTGAACTCAGCAGAAGAAGCCACTATTAATAACAGTGGTGGCATCACATCAAACTACGCTGGCATATCTGCCTCCGTTGTTAAAAATAGCACTATTTTTAATAGAGGCGAAATCACAATCAATGATGTTAATGGCTTAGCAGCAATTTATGCTAACAATACAGGCGCAACTAACATTACCAATGTTGGCATGCTAGTCACCTCTAATACCAATGCTAAAGGTATTTATGCCTCTGGCTTGAATACAACAAATATCATAAATAATGGTGAAATTAGCTCAGGTAATACAGCAATAGATATTGTCGCTGCTCAAGATATTAATAGCACGCTGCATGCTACTAATAACGGTGAAATAACATCAGATATTGACAGTGTCATTTCAATAGCTAATTCTACAAGTAATTCTTCAGCTATTTTTGATAATAATGGAGAGATTACAGGCTATGTTAACCTTGATAGTCTAGCCAATAATACAACCGCCTCCACGATGAATAATGAAGGCACTTGGACGGTTCGTGATGTTACCAATAGCAATGGCATTGTAAACAATAATTTTGGTAATGGTACACTCAATGGTATGTTAAATAACACGGGCACTATAACCATGGATAGCTCTGTAACAGAAGCCAACTTTAATAATGTTGACATCACAAACTCAGGTTCATTTGCAATAGCTAGTAACTATGCCAATTATCAACCGATCAATATCAATTTCAATGGGAATTATATTGGCAATGGAGGTAGCTTGTACGTTCGTACTGATGTTCAAAACCTCACCACTGATCAATATAATATTTTAGGAGATGCCTCGGGAAGCTCTAAACTTTACGTTAAGCTAATTAATGCTGCTAATCCAAAAGCGATTGGTACTGAAGGGTTAGAGGTTGTTATCGTTGGCGGCACTAATAATCTTAACTTAACTCTGGGAAGACCTGTCACAGCAGGAATGTATGAATACTTACTTTTCAAGAATAGCAATGATAACTGGGCATTAGGCACGCATACTGACCTGATTAACCCTGCCGTAGGTGCTTACCTAGCGAATCAGACGGCGGCAACAAGCATGTTTAACCACACACTTTATGATAGAGAAGGACAAGCCACTTTCACAGGCGGGAAGAGTACAGCGGAGGCTAGAAATTTCTGGATCAGAACCAATATGCAACACGGCAGTTATGATAGTGTCGGTGGTAAATTGAGCAATCGCTCTCATACTTATAAAATAGAGTTTGGTAGCGATTTAGCTGTGTGGCGTTTACTAGACGGTAATTTCCATCTAGGCGTCATGGGTGGTTACGGTGACAATGAGACAAAAAGTCGTTCAAGAGCCACAGGATCGAAAATCAAGGGAAAAGTACAAGGTTATAATGCAGGTGTTTATGGTACATGGTTCCAAAATGATGATGGAGCCCTTGGTCTCTATGTCGATACATGGACACAATTCGGTTGGTATCGTAATAGGGTAGAGGGTGATTCAATGAGTAGTACTAAACGTTATAATAGCAACGTTTGGACTAGTTCTATGGAGATTGGTTATGGTATTTCGTTGGGCAAAGATGCCGCCTATGAGTACCTATTAACGCCACAAGCACAACTTACTTATAAACAATATGATGCAGATAACCAACATGATGCTAATGACCTCTATGTTACGAGCAATAATGCCAGTGGACTTGATACAAGATTAGGTGCTCGCATTAGTGCAAGAGGTATAGATAAGCCGAGGGTAGAACCTTATCTTGAATTGAACTGGTTAAATACAAATGCTAAAAATAGTCTAAAGTTCAATGGTACTAAATTACATGATGGCATTCCTGATAGCCGTTTAGAGGCTAAAATTGGTTTACAAGGTCATATTACAGATCGTTTAAGTATGGGCGCTCAAGTGAGTGGTAACTGGGGTGATAATAGCTATAAAGAATATCAAGGTACATTAAATATGAGCTATAAATTCTAA
- a CDS encoding TIGR04076 family protein → MKKCKIEVLKTTFDEELAKEYGCKGLGKCPMHEVGDTFSGDFAKPDGLCDEAWKAMYQYVFALSHGSDIFYYGDWIDKPGVAICSCNDGIRPVIFKISATEEVSTPPQQS, encoded by the coding sequence ATGAAAAAATGTAAAATAGAAGTACTTAAAACCACCTTCGATGAAGAGCTTGCTAAAGAATATGGTTGCAAAGGCCTAGGTAAATGCCCTATGCACGAAGTAGGTGATACCTTTTCGGGCGACTTTGCTAAGCCTGATGGATTATGTGATGAGGCGTGGAAAGCTATGTATCAGTATGTTTTCGCCCTCTCTCACGGTAGCGATATTTTTTACTATGGCGACTGGATTGATAAACCCGGTGTTGCTATTTGTAGCTGTAACGATGGTATTCGTCCTGTTATTTTTAAAATCTCTGCCACTGAAGAAGTTTCTACTCCCCCCCAGCAATCATAA
- a CDS encoding winged helix-turn-helix transcriptional regulator encodes MSMKEFKNIKSLQDTPFGYTLSVIGGKWKMVIMYWLVEVKVARYNELQRMIGSISYKTLSVQLKELETDGLITRKEYPQIPPKVEYSLSDKGWSLYPLMEAMCEWGEKNRAILRS; translated from the coding sequence ATGAGCATGAAAGAATTTAAAAATATCAAGTCATTACAAGATACTCCCTTTGGCTATACCCTGTCAGTAATTGGCGGGAAATGGAAAATGGTTATCATGTATTGGTTAGTAGAGGTGAAGGTAGCACGCTATAATGAGTTACAACGCATGATCGGATCAATCTCTTACAAAACCTTGAGTGTACAGCTAAAAGAGCTTGAAACAGATGGCCTGATTACCCGTAAAGAATACCCACAAATTCCCCCGAAGGTAGAGTACTCGCTTTCTGATAAAGGTTGGTCACTGTATCCTCTGATGGAAGCTATGTGTGAGTGGGGTGAAAAAAATAGAGCGATACTTAGATCATGA
- a CDS encoding portal protein — protein MENLANKISSRLTTLQSLRKPHEQVWKECFDFSFPIRGAGFNSEVVTSSTIQRKKSQLFDSTLTDAARTQASAIISGLTPANSRWFGLDVDHASDEEKRWLDQSADVLWRNIHNSNFDSAAYEGNLDLMSAGWFALYIDTDREKGGFVFQLWPIASVYCDTSRADEKIDIVYRCYELTAEQAVNEYGDALAEKVKKQAEREPSSKIRFVHAIYPRKDGKQGEVAKKLPIASVHVDLDNKRVVRESGYNEMPVVIPRWMQIPQSVYAIGPVSDALPDAKTLNEIKRMELANADLAISGMWIAQDDGILNPQAITVGPRKVIIANSVDSMRPLHSGADFNISFTKCEQLQAAIRKIMLADQLQPQNGPAMTATEVNMRQQLIRQLLGPIYGRMQAEYLQPLIERCFGIAFRAGVFADAPESLVKKYINVKYVSPMARAQKFDEVTAISNFVQMAIQSAQVNQGVLDNIDFDKATRFTGEALGVPAQVVRTEQEIETIRQQRAEQEQAMQLQMAQQQMMAQQGAEQ, from the coding sequence ATGGAAAACCTAGCCAATAAAATTAGTAGTCGCCTGACAACATTACAATCATTACGCAAACCGCATGAACAAGTATGGAAAGAATGTTTTGATTTTTCATTTCCTATCCGTGGTGCAGGTTTTAATAGTGAAGTTGTCACGTCTTCAACCATACAGCGCAAAAAATCGCAGCTATTTGATTCAACGTTAACCGATGCGGCACGTACACAGGCCAGTGCTATCATTAGTGGTTTAACACCTGCTAACTCAAGATGGTTTGGTTTAGATGTGGACCATGCAAGTGATGAAGAAAAACGTTGGCTAGATCAGTCGGCTGATGTTCTATGGCGCAATATTCACAACTCCAATTTTGACTCTGCTGCGTATGAGGGAAATCTTGACTTAATGAGTGCCGGTTGGTTTGCACTATATATTGATACTGACCGAGAAAAGGGCGGTTTTGTTTTTCAGCTATGGCCAATAGCCAGTGTGTATTGTGATACAAGCCGTGCTGATGAAAAAATTGATATCGTCTATCGTTGTTATGAACTCACCGCAGAACAAGCCGTTAATGAATACGGCGATGCCTTAGCGGAGAAAGTTAAAAAACAAGCAGAGCGAGAACCAAGCAGTAAAATACGATTTGTTCACGCTATTTATCCAAGAAAGGATGGTAAACAAGGCGAGGTAGCCAAAAAACTACCAATTGCCTCTGTACACGTAGACTTAGACAATAAACGTGTGGTCAGAGAGAGTGGCTATAATGAAATGCCAGTGGTTATTCCACGATGGATGCAAATTCCACAAAGTGTCTATGCCATAGGCCCTGTTTCTGATGCGTTACCAGATGCCAAAACACTCAATGAAATAAAGCGTATGGAACTTGCTAATGCTGACCTTGCAATCAGTGGTATGTGGATTGCACAAGATGATGGCATTTTAAATCCACAAGCAATCACCGTCGGTCCTCGCAAAGTTATTATTGCCAATAGTGTTGATAGCATGCGACCTTTGCACAGTGGTGCTGATTTTAATATCTCATTTACCAAGTGTGAGCAACTGCAAGCGGCTATTCGTAAAATTATGCTGGCGGATCAGCTACAACCACAAAATGGCCCAGCGATGACGGCCACAGAAGTGAATATGCGCCAGCAATTAATTAGGCAGCTATTAGGCCCTATTTATGGACGAATGCAAGCAGAGTATTTACAGCCTTTGATCGAGCGTTGCTTTGGTATCGCTTTTCGTGCAGGTGTCTTTGCAGATGCCCCTGAATCATTAGTGAAAAAATACATTAATGTTAAATACGTAAGTCCAATGGCACGTGCGCAAAAATTTGATGAAGTCACCGCGATTAGTAACTTTGTACAAATGGCCATACAAAGTGCTCAAGTTAATCAAGGCGTGCTCGACAATATTGATTTTGATAAAGCAACACGCTTTACAGGTGAAGCGTTGGGTGTTCCTGCACAAGTTGTTAGAACAGAACAGGAAATTGAAACCATTCGTCAACAGCGCGCAGAGCAAGAGCAAGCTATGCAATTACAAATGGCACAACAGCAGATGATGGCACAGCAAGGGGCTGAACAATGA
- a CDS encoding phosphatidylinositol-specific phospholipase C — protein sequence MMVAVMRDNDLYLTVPMGYQLVNGRYKVIDGAVTSNQPTDVKAGSVLTCGADGKLTFRVGRKGSSSVANWFNRQIDGTSNTTFGHTADELNFAFSGRLELKLSKNNQLVDYYFDNVVIAQGSSGLANNWWFGGITAKYIQNHRAVLEGYDNKRQRIALTCHRGGNSVNKVDILQVLTQSAWMGQLNQALYLDQINMVGTHDTGTYYASGIEKDYAKTQSLTIAEQLRAGIRYLDVRCHHISDMFTIHHGSFYMNLYFRDLLEECRDFLANNPTETLIMQVKEEHSDADKETNTRSFYETLKVYMDQSPDIWYLEDTIPTLAQAKGKIILIRRFDLSGSTAPKKLGIYADFTDNATFTTGHLRVQDEYKYSSVNNKWQAFSKLMAEAANKDKNTRLWFINFTSAAGTPIVDPTPESIAKEMNNKLISAIAKYSFVGTVVIDFPETPAIMMTIDKIIDKNFINPLFS from the coding sequence ATGATGGTAGCAGTAATGAGAGATAATGATTTGTATCTCACTGTGCCTATGGGGTATCAGCTGGTCAATGGTCGCTATAAAGTAATTGATGGCGCGGTGACGAGTAATCAACCAACGGATGTTAAAGCTGGTAGCGTATTAACGTGTGGCGCTGATGGCAAACTAACATTTAGAGTAGGGCGAAAAGGCTCTTCGAGTGTTGCTAATTGGTTTAATCGTCAAATAGATGGAACCTCTAATACAACCTTTGGACACACGGCGGATGAACTAAATTTTGCCTTCAGCGGGCGTTTAGAACTTAAACTGAGTAAAAATAATCAATTGGTTGATTATTATTTTGATAATGTAGTCATTGCACAAGGTAGTAGTGGACTAGCAAATAACTGGTGGTTTGGAGGAATAACGGCTAAGTATATACAAAATCACCGTGCTGTTTTAGAGGGATACGACAATAAGCGACAAAGGATAGCTTTAACCTGTCATCGTGGTGGTAATTCGGTTAATAAGGTAGATATTTTACAGGTTCTTACCCAATCGGCTTGGATGGGTCAATTAAATCAAGCGCTGTATTTGGATCAAATAAATATGGTAGGTACGCATGATACAGGAACGTATTACGCCAGTGGTATTGAGAAAGATTATGCAAAAACACAATCACTCACGATCGCTGAACAATTACGTGCAGGGATTCGTTATTTAGATGTGCGATGCCACCATATTTCAGATATGTTTACGATCCATCATGGTTCGTTTTATATGAACTTGTATTTTAGAGACTTGCTTGAAGAGTGTAGGGACTTTTTAGCCAACAATCCTACCGAAACACTTATTATGCAGGTAAAGGAAGAACATAGCGATGCAGATAAGGAGACGAATACACGCTCTTTTTACGAAACCCTAAAAGTCTATATGGATCAGTCCCCTGATATATGGTACTTAGAAGACACTATTCCTACGTTAGCACAAGCAAAAGGAAAGATTATCTTAATTCGCCGTTTTGATCTTTCAGGTTCTACCGCACCGAAGAAACTCGGTATCTATGCTGATTTTACAGACAATGCTACATTCACAACAGGCCATTTACGTGTTCAAGATGAGTATAAATACAGTTCAGTGAACAATAAATGGCAAGCATTTAGCAAGCTGATGGCCGAAGCAGCCAATAAAGATAAAAATACACGTTTATGGTTTATTAACTTTACCAGTGCAGCGGGTACTCCTATCGTAGACCCCACACCAGAAAGTATTGCAAAAGAAATGAATAATAAATTAATCAGTGCAATTGCTAAGTACTCGTTTGTCGGAACTGTTGTTATAGATTTTCCAGAGACTCCAGCAATTATGATGACCATAGACAAAATCATTGATAAAAACTTTATTAATCCACTGTTCTCTTAA
- a CDS encoding Bbp19 family protein has translation MKQKPNEFDYQRLFEQTAGGEAILDDLITRFSLPPSFDEHNAEIKTYYRAGQRSVIDFILSRINRANGAVDHAE, from the coding sequence ATGAAACAAAAACCAAATGAATTTGATTACCAACGCCTTTTTGAACAAACAGCGGGAGGGGAAGCCATTTTGGATGATTTAATTACAAGATTTTCATTACCTCCCTCATTTGATGAGCATAATGCGGAGATTAAAACCTATTACCGAGCAGGTCAACGCAGTGTCATTGATTTTATTCTTTCTCGAATTAACAGAGCAAACGGAGCAGTAGACCATGCTGAATAA
- a CDS encoding DUF3592 domain-containing protein — translation MKIRVSHILKTLAVLLFIGGICSLFIKQPIKPITHKQKELYSSTLYQYLDKSGKEKKAWVTSIRNNKDNTSDIVVKFFDEYGQTKEAFIPLIKVKYNEGDFVDILYNVNAPEQARILPDAETVYNWPLLGWCLSIGVVLYWLGMFRQKVSGGIE, via the coding sequence ATGAAAATTAGGGTTAGTCATATTCTAAAAACACTGGCTGTATTATTATTTATTGGGGGTATCTGCTCTTTATTTATAAAACAGCCCATCAAGCCGATTACTCATAAGCAAAAAGAGTTATACAGTAGCACCCTCTATCAGTATTTAGATAAATCGGGTAAGGAGAAGAAAGCGTGGGTGACTTCAATTAGAAATAACAAAGACAATACAAGTGATATTGTTGTTAAGTTCTTTGATGAATACGGTCAAACAAAAGAAGCTTTTATTCCTCTGATTAAAGTAAAATATAACGAAGGTGATTTTGTCGATATTCTTTACAATGTTAATGCTCCTGAACAAGCTCGGATTCTTCCAGATGCAGAGACAGTCTATAACTGGCCATTGCTTGGTTGGTGTCTTTCTATAGGTGTTGTGCTGTATTGGTTAGGCATGTTCCGCCAAAAGGTCTCAGGTGGCATTGAATAA